From the Streptomyces sp. KMM 9044 genome, one window contains:
- the nuoF gene encoding NADH-quinone oxidoreductase subunit NuoF yields MTLAPEVKDTGPEKLLAPVLSAFWDEDRSWTLDGYKRHEGYEGLRKALAMSPDDVIAYVKESGLRGRGGAGFPTGMKWQFIPQGDGKPHYLVVNADESEPGTCKDIPLLFANPHSLIEGIAIACYAIRSSHAFVYLRGEVVPVLRRLHEAVREAYAAGVLGENALGSGLSLDLTVHAGAGAYICGEETALLDSLEGRRGQPRLRPPFPAVAGLYACPTVVNNVESIASVPAIMNRGKEWFRSMGSEKSPGFTLYSLSGHVARPGQYEAPMGITLRQLLDTSGGMRPGHRLKFWTPGGSSTPMFTDEHLDVPLDYEGVGAAGSMLGTKALQCFDETTCVVRAVTRWTEFYAHESCGKCTPCREGTYWLVQLMRDIEAGKGHMSDLDKLNDIADNINGKSFCALGDGAASPIFSSLKYFREEYEQHITGRGCPFDPARSTAWADRTEVHA; encoded by the coding sequence ATGACGTTGGCACCCGAGGTCAAGGACACCGGACCGGAGAAGCTGCTCGCACCCGTACTGTCGGCCTTCTGGGACGAGGACAGGTCCTGGACACTGGACGGCTACAAGAGGCACGAGGGATACGAGGGGCTCCGCAAGGCGCTCGCCATGTCACCGGACGACGTCATCGCGTACGTCAAGGAGTCCGGTCTGCGGGGGCGCGGAGGCGCCGGCTTCCCGACGGGAATGAAATGGCAGTTCATTCCCCAGGGCGACGGAAAACCGCACTACCTGGTGGTCAACGCCGACGAGTCGGAGCCCGGGACGTGCAAGGACATTCCGCTCCTTTTCGCGAACCCGCACAGCCTCATCGAGGGCATCGCCATCGCCTGTTACGCCATCAGGTCGTCCCACGCCTTCGTCTATCTGCGGGGTGAAGTCGTCCCCGTACTGCGGCGGCTGCACGAGGCCGTGCGCGAGGCCTACGCGGCGGGCGTCCTCGGCGAGAACGCGCTGGGCAGCGGACTCAGCCTCGACCTCACCGTGCACGCCGGCGCCGGCGCGTACATCTGCGGTGAGGAGACCGCACTGCTCGACTCGCTCGAAGGCCGCCGGGGCCAACCGCGGCTCCGTCCCCCCTTCCCCGCCGTCGCGGGCCTCTACGCGTGCCCGACCGTGGTGAACAACGTCGAGTCGATCGCCTCGGTTCCCGCCATCATGAACCGGGGCAAGGAATGGTTCCGCTCGATGGGGAGCGAGAAGTCGCCCGGCTTCACTCTCTACTCCCTCAGCGGCCACGTCGCCCGCCCCGGACAGTACGAGGCCCCGATGGGCATCACACTGCGCCAGCTGCTCGACACGAGCGGCGGCATGCGGCCGGGGCACCGCCTGAAGTTCTGGACGCCGGGCGGCTCCTCGACGCCGATGTTCACCGACGAGCACCTCGACGTCCCCCTCGACTACGAGGGAGTCGGCGCAGCCGGTTCCATGCTCGGCACGAAGGCCCTCCAGTGCTTCGACGAGACGACCTGCGTCGTACGGGCCGTCACCCGCTGGACCGAGTTCTACGCCCACGAGTCCTGCGGCAAGTGCACGCCCTGCCGCGAAGGCACGTACTGGCTCGTGCAGCTGATGCGCGACATCGAGGCGGGCAAGGGCCACATGTCCGACCTCGACAAGCTGAACGACATCGCCGACAACATCAACGGCAAGTCGTTCTGCGCCCTCGGCGACGGCGCCGCCTCGCCGATCTTCTCCTCGCTCAAGTACTTCCGTGAGGAGTACGAGCAGCACATCACGGGCCGGGGCTGCCCCTTCGACCCCGCGAGGTCGACGGCCTGGGCCGACCGCACGGAGGTGCACGCATGA
- the nuoE gene encoding NADH-quinone oxidoreductase subunit NuoE — MTTTPSERGVSLGMPHLPAPAYPDDVRARLETDAREVIARYPDSRSALLPLLHLMQAQEGHVTRTGMQFCADVLGLTTAEVTAVATFYSMYRRRPSGDYQVGVCTNTLCAVMGGDAIFEELQEHLGVGNGETTDDGKVTLEHIECNAACDFAPVVMVNWEFFDNQDPQSAKRLVDDLRAGRPVSPTRGAPLCTFKETARILAGFPDERDGAVDATGGAGPASLAGLKLAKGETAPARVVHPRGEAPRETPTHDPSPAEHLSSHDAPQDTSASDPTHPAGPAAEEGE, encoded by the coding sequence GTGACCACCACACCTTCGGAGCGGGGCGTCAGTCTGGGCATGCCCCACCTGCCCGCGCCCGCCTACCCGGACGACGTCCGGGCCCGGCTGGAGACCGACGCGCGCGAGGTGATCGCCCGCTACCCGGACTCCCGGTCGGCTCTCCTGCCGCTGCTGCACCTCATGCAGGCCCAGGAGGGCCATGTCACCCGCACCGGGATGCAGTTCTGCGCGGACGTGCTCGGCCTGACCACGGCCGAGGTCACCGCCGTCGCCACCTTCTACTCCATGTACCGGCGCCGGCCGAGCGGTGACTACCAGGTCGGGGTGTGCACCAACACCCTGTGCGCCGTCATGGGCGGTGACGCCATCTTCGAGGAGCTCCAGGAACACCTGGGCGTCGGCAACGGCGAGACCACCGACGACGGCAAGGTCACCCTCGAGCACATCGAGTGCAACGCGGCCTGCGACTTCGCGCCCGTCGTGATGGTCAACTGGGAGTTCTTCGACAACCAGGACCCGCAGAGCGCCAAGCGCCTCGTCGACGACCTGCGGGCCGGCCGTCCCGTCTCGCCCACCCGCGGGGCGCCCCTGTGCACGTTCAAGGAGACCGCCCGGATCCTGGCCGGTTTCCCCGACGAGCGGGACGGCGCCGTCGACGCCACGGGCGGCGCGGGACCCGCCTCCCTGGCCGGCCTGAAGCTGGCCAAGGGGGAGACCGCCCCCGCGCGCGTGGTGCACCCGCGCGGCGAGGCACCCCGGGAGACCCCGACACACGACCCGTCACCGGCGGAACACCTCAGCTCGCACGACGCGCCGCAGGACACGTCGGCCTCCGATCCGACGCACCCGGCCGGACCCGCCGCCGAGGAGGGGGAGTGA